One Haloarchaeobius amylolyticus genomic window, GGGCGCGAACCGGACGGCCTCGCCGGCCGAGACGGTCACCCTGTCTCCGGGTGCCTCGGGGGTCTCGAACGTCGCGGTGCCGGCGAGGACGACGAACACCTCCTCCTGGTCGGCGTGGGCGTGCAGCCCACCGGGCAGGCCGTCGCCCGGCGCGAGTCGGTAGCGGTGCAGCGCGAGGTCGGTCGTGGCGAGTTCTCTCGAAAGCCGGTGGCGCTCGCTCGCCGCGCCGAGGTCGTCCGCCGCCACGTCCCTGGGGTCGGCCCGGTTCATAGTGTGACCATCACGTAGACGATGGCGAACATGACGACCAGTTCGAACAGCCCGACCGCCACGTTCAGTCTCTCGACGCGCGCCAGTGTCTCCCCGTCCGGGTCCGGCGACTGGTGCTCGTAGTACGAGCGCAGGTGCAGCCGGTTCGGGACGGCCAGCCCGAAGACGAACAGCCCCCAGCCGGCGCCGAGCGCGACGGTCGGCCAGAGGGCGCCACCGCCGAGCTGGCCGTAGGCGTCGAGCAGGGCCGTCCCCGAGAGGACCGTCGTCGCGCTGATGCCGAACAGGAAGAAGACGGTCTTCGGCGTCAGCAACCCGACGACCTGGGCCGCGGCGTCCTCGTCGACGCCTCCGAGTACCGGGCCGATGATGACCGGGAAGATGACCGCGAACGAGAACCAGAGCGCGCCCGCGGCCACGTGGACGTAGAACAGCGCCGTCACGCCGCCGACCAGCCAGGCGAGGCCGAACGCCGACAGCGGGACGGCCAGCGAGCCGACCGCGAAGGCGGGGTTCGCCCGTTCTGCGAGGTGCCGGAGCCGGGCCGACAGCCCCGCCTCGCGGACGTCCGCCGGCGTCTCCGTGACCGTCGCCGACGCCCCCATGTCAGGCCACCCCCCTGGTCCGGGCCGACCCGGGTTCGGTCGCGTCCCCTGTTTCTGTCCCCCTCGTGTGCCGTGGTCCCCCGACCACGGTCGTGCGTTTCGGTCGCATCGCGAACACGTTCAGTGCTCGTCGGCTCGTATAATCAACGTTCGGGATAGACCACCGCCCGGGTCCGGCCGGGTAGCGGGCGACGAACGGCTGTTTCGTTCCTCGTCGTGGCTCCCGTGCGACCGTGATAACTGGTGCTTGAAAATAAAAGGATATCGAGGCTAGATGTTGGGAAGATTTTACAATTCTACGGATACTGAGGTTTGGTAATGAGTGTCTTCGTCGACTTCGTCATCGAATCCCCGATCCTGCAGACAGCGCGAAAACGGGCGCCGGGGATGACGTACAAGGTGCACGACCTCCGCCTTCGCGAGGACGGCATCGTCGTCCTGGTGTTCGAGGCGTCGGGTGGTGACTACGGGGCGCTGGAGGCGGGGATGGAGGACGACGAGACGCTCGCGGACTACCGGGTCCTCTCCGAGTCGGACGGCCGTCGGATGTACCGGGTGACGCTGTCCGAGGCGAGTCGGGAGCAGACGCTCTACCCCTTCGTCGTGGACCACGACATCTACTTCCAGACCCACACCGCCACGGCGACCGAGTCGCGCATCCAGGCCACGTTCGCCAGCGAGGAGACGTTCCAGGAGTTCACCGCGTACTGCGAGCGCCGGGACATCCCCGTGACCGTCAGGCGCATCCTCCGGGAACACCCCACCGACGCCGACACCAGCGACGGGGCCGAGGTCTCGGACCTCACACCCGCCCAGCGGGAGGCACTCGAGGCCAGCGTCGAGGCCGGCTACTACGAGGTGCCCCGGCAGGCCACCCTGGAGGACGTGGCCGACGAACTCGGCGTGTCGAGCCAGGCGACCTCCGAACGCCTCCGGCGCGGGATGCGGACCGTGCTCAACGAGACCATCGTCTCGGACGACGGGGAGCGCCGCCGCGAGGAGCCCAAAGCAGAGATCCGGTGACCGGTCCGGCTGTCTTCCCCGGCTACCGGCACCGCCGGCGACTC contains:
- a CDS encoding helix-turn-helix domain-containing protein, which produces MSVFVDFVIESPILQTARKRAPGMTYKVHDLRLREDGIVVLVFEASGGDYGALEAGMEDDETLADYRVLSESDGRRMYRVTLSEASREQTLYPFVVDHDIYFQTHTATATESRIQATFASEETFQEFTAYCERRDIPVTVRRILREHPTDADTSDGAEVSDLTPAQREALEASVEAGYYEVPRQATLEDVADELGVSSQATSERLRRGMRTVLNETIVSDDGERRREEPKAEIR